Proteins co-encoded in one Leptospira inadai serovar Lyme str. 10 genomic window:
- a CDS encoding bifunctional ADP-dependent NAD(P)H-hydrate dehydratase/NAD(P)H-hydrate epimerase: MKSEALFTDEESIELDKLSINEGGTPSQLLMGFAAVSIFQTWKTKFKKTGGALFLCGSGNNGGDGFALAHFLSAEGVPCRVFYKEGNLSEETLFYRNLCVSSGAKLYPLQEFHSQSWNDSEIVVDSLLGTGFSPPLSDELERVASEIRILKEKLGSDCFVLSIDMHSGFHPDAHAPFPIDGLAEIGSHKLTNLFHSDLEVEKTFHPIGFLRHKFSTNQRVWSKASRKELKKRMQRERGSHKYSNGSALFLGGSEGMAGAILSSTLSFHEMGGGISLVLTPSASTIQKMLKKESSLMVKLFASDQNPFLGSFAGKAKVFAIGPGLSPEDCPTSLLPEKVPVILDAGAILPYSVTKLGPNVLLTPHVGEWSRVTGKKYAGFLDAWQDAKEWAIERNCHILLKGSVSVLCTPKEGSFFWPYQEPKLAVMGTGDLLVGMLAFFLSRGHDMIEAVRLALSLFVSSAEMSDGYPSAGRIRKNIRKVISHG; the protein is encoded by the coding sequence GTGAAAAGCGAAGCCCTTTTTACCGACGAGGAAAGTATAGAATTAGATAAACTTTCCATCAACGAAGGAGGGACGCCTTCTCAGTTGCTGATGGGCTTCGCGGCCGTTTCTATTTTTCAAACGTGGAAAACCAAATTCAAAAAAACCGGAGGTGCACTTTTTCTTTGCGGCTCCGGAAATAACGGCGGAGACGGTTTCGCGCTGGCTCATTTTCTTTCGGCGGAAGGAGTTCCTTGCCGAGTCTTCTACAAAGAAGGAAATCTTTCGGAAGAGACCTTGTTTTATAGAAATCTCTGCGTCAGTTCCGGCGCAAAACTATACCCCCTCCAAGAATTTCATTCTCAATCCTGGAACGATAGCGAGATCGTTGTGGATTCCTTACTCGGTACTGGATTTTCCCCGCCCCTATCCGATGAGCTGGAACGCGTCGCATCCGAAATTAGGATACTCAAGGAAAAATTAGGTTCGGATTGTTTTGTACTCAGTATAGATATGCATTCGGGTTTTCATCCGGACGCACACGCTCCGTTTCCGATCGATGGACTGGCGGAAATCGGATCTCATAAACTGACGAATCTGTTTCATTCCGATCTTGAAGTCGAAAAAACATTTCATCCCATCGGATTTCTCCGTCACAAGTTTTCCACAAATCAAAGAGTCTGGAGTAAGGCCAGTCGGAAAGAATTGAAGAAACGGATGCAGAGGGAGCGCGGCTCGCATAAATATTCCAACGGTTCGGCCTTGTTTTTAGGAGGTTCGGAGGGAATGGCGGGTGCGATTCTATCTTCCACTCTTTCGTTTCATGAAATGGGAGGAGGTATCTCTCTCGTCCTAACACCGTCCGCAAGTACCATTCAAAAAATGCTTAAGAAGGAATCCTCCTTAATGGTAAAACTCTTCGCCTCGGACCAAAATCCTTTTTTAGGAAGCTTTGCGGGAAAGGCGAAAGTATTCGCGATCGGCCCCGGGCTTTCTCCGGAAGACTGCCCCACCTCGCTTCTTCCGGAGAAAGTTCCGGTCATTTTGGATGCGGGAGCAATTTTACCTTATTCGGTTACCAAACTAGGTCCGAACGTCCTGCTCACTCCTCATGTCGGCGAATGGTCCAGGGTTACCGGAAAAAAATATGCCGGATTTTTAGACGCATGGCAGGATGCAAAGGAATGGGCGATAGAAAGAAATTGTCATATTCTTTTAAAGGGCAGCGTTTCCGTTTTATGTACCCCTAAGGAAGGTTCATTCTTTTGGCCTTACCAGGAGCCGAAGCTCGCCGTGATGGGAACAGGCGATCTTTTGGTAGGAATGCTTGCTTTCTTCCTTTCCAGAGGTCATGATATGATAGAGGCGGTTCGCTTAGCACTTAGCTTATTCGTTTCTTCCGCAGAAATGTCGGACGGTTATCCGAGCGCAGGCAGAATTCGTAAAAATATTCGCAAGGTAATTTCCCATGGGTAA